The Canis lupus familiaris isolate Mischka breed German Shepherd chromosome 27, alternate assembly UU_Cfam_GSD_1.0, whole genome shotgun sequence genome window below encodes:
- the OR8S3 gene encoding olfactory receptor family 8 subfamily S member 3 — protein sequence MAMKNYSAISEFILLGLSIDPSIQVILFVLFLLIYLFTLMGNFLMLLVIRADSHLHIPMYFFLQQLSFLDLCHSSVTVPKMLENLLSESKTIFVESCLAQAFFVFATGGTEACLLAVMAYDRCIAITSPLLYGQVMNNQLCVGMVWSSWGLAFADALINILLAVNLDYCEDQTIPHFSCELSSLFPLSCSDTSTNFTLLLCSSFLHFFGTFLMIVLSYARIVFTILSISSTSGRGKAFSTCSSHLTTVILFYGSGFLSYLLPTSGSPLEMMFSLQYSVITPMLNPLIYSLQNKEVKAAMGRIFRKYFYSLM from the coding sequence ATGGCAATGAAAAACTACAGTGCTATCAGTGAGTTCATTCTTCTTGGACTATCTATTGACCCCAGTATTCAGGTAATACTCTTTGTGCTATTCCTTCTGATTTATCTCTTCACTCTGATGGGAAATTTCTTGATGCTCTTGGTGATTAGGGCTGATTCTCACCTCCACATACCCATGTACTTCTTTTTGCAACAACTCTCCTTCCTGGACCTCTGCCACTCATCTGTCACAGTCCCCAAGATGCTGGAGAATCTACTTTCTGAGAGTAAAACTATCTTTGTAGAAAGCTGCCTAGCTCAGGCCTTCTTTGTGTTTGCCACAGGGGGCACTGAGGCCTGTCTGCTGGctgtgatggcctatgaccgctgTATAGCCATCACCTCCCCTCTGCTCTATGGCCAGGTGATGAACAACCAACTCTGTGTTGGGATGGTGTGGAGTTCCTGGGGCCTGGCCTTTGCTGATGCTCTCATCAATATCCTCTTGGCTGTCAATTTAGACTATTGTGAGGACCAGACTATTCCCCATTTCAGCTGTGAgctgtcttctctcttccctctgtcttgCTCTGATACCTCCACCAATTTCACACTTCTGCTCTGCTCCTCTTTCCTGCATTTCTTTGGAACCTTCCTAATGATTGTTTTGTCCTATGCCCGCATTGTCTTCACCATCCTGAGCATCAGCTCTACCTCAGGCAGAGGCAAGGCTttctccacctgctcctcccaccttACTACTGTGATCTTGTTCTATGGCTCAGGTTTCCTCAGCTATCTCTTGCCAACTTCAGGCTCCCCTCTGGAGATGATGTTCTCCTTGCAATATAGTGTCATTACTCCCATGCTGAACCCGCTCATTTACAGCTTGCAGAACAAGGAGGTGAAGGCAGCTATGGGAAGaatcttcagaaaatatttctattctttaatGTAG